A section of the Triticum dicoccoides isolate Atlit2015 ecotype Zavitan chromosome 7A, WEW_v2.0, whole genome shotgun sequence genome encodes:
- the LOC119327801 gene encoding formin-like protein 13, with translation MEGRVLRRSVTLADQLAAVGPPAAAPPGQPGSCNLRDLLKLRDEDDGRRAAAVTLASAMQADRRASSSPPSSSAAVAAAAARTLLDIIRDDQPAPPASHAVVSATGVGDPFVRRAVSLPAPGPALTRPVAAPVTPPEASPPQPPTDQAAEEEEEQGERVSLMALLEQTERQWSAGATAQQEQEQDPAVAASEPSSQDALVPEDDAELPEPGRGAGCCCVCMARAKGAAFIPCGHTFCRACARELLAGRGRCPLCNAAILDVLDIF, from the coding sequence ATGGAGGGGAGGGTGCTGCGGCGCAGCGTGACGCTGGCGGACCAGCTGGCCGCCGTGggcccgcccgccgccgcgccgccggggcAGCCGGGCTCCTGCAACCTCCGCGACCTCCTCAAGCTGCGCGACGAGGAcgacggccgccgcgccgccgcggtcACCCTCGCCTCCGCCATGCAGGCCGACCGCcgggcctcctcctcgccgccctcctccagcgccgccgtcgctgccgccgccgcgcggACGCTGCTCGACATCATCCGCGACGACCAGCCGGCTCCCCCCGCCTCGCACGCCGTGGTCTCCGCAACGGGCGTCGGCGACCCGTTCGTCCGCCGCGCGGTGTCCCTGCCGGCCCCGGGCCCCGCGTTGACTAGACCCGTGGCCGCGCCGGTGACACCTCCGGAGGCGTCGCCGCCTCAGCCGCCGACGGATcaggcggcggaggaagaggaggagcaggGGGAGCGGGTGTCCCTCATGGCGCTGCTGGAGCAGACGGAGAGGCAGTGGAGCGCCGGCGCGACGGCacagcaggagcaggagcaggaccCGGCGGTCGCCGCGTCGGAGCCGTCGTCGCAGGACGCGCTGGTGCCGGAGGACGACGCGGAGCTGCCGGAGCCGGGGCGAGGCGCCGGCTGCTGCTGCGTGTGCATGGCGCGGGCCAAGGGCGCGGCCTTCATCCCGTGCGGCCACACCTTCTGCCGCGCCTGCGCCCGCGAGCTCCTCGCCGGCCGCGGCCGCTGCCCGCTCTGCAACGCCGCCATCCTCGACGTCCTCGACATCTTCTGA